The genomic window CCCCAAAGTCGGAATGACAATTCATTTTGGTGACTCCAAGATTTTGTAGAATCTTGTTTTGCATCGTTTCGGTATCAATACTGAGTCTCTCGCAACAGATTTTAAATAAACCCTATAATGGCTACCACATTAGAAGATAAATCTATCTGGGAAGATGGCGAGGAGGCGCTCAGTGAGGAAGTTCTCCGCATGCCAACAGACGAAATCATCAGCCGTACAAGACTCCTGGACAATGAGATTAAAATTATGAAGAGTGAAGTTATGAGGATTTCACACGAGCTGCAGGCACAGAATGACAAAATAAAGGAGAATACTGAGAAAATTAAAGTGAACAAGACACTACCTTATCTTGTATCTAACGTCATAGAGCTTCTGGACGTGGACCCTCAAGAAGAGGAGGAAGATGGTGCTGTGGTGGACCTGGACTCACAGCGTAAAGGAAAGTGCGCGGTCATCAAGACCTCCACCCGTCAGACATACTTTTTACCAGTCATTGGGCTTGTAGACGCTGAAAAGTTGAAACCAGGAGATCTAGTTGGTGTGAACAAGGACTCGTACTTGATATTGGAGACGTTGCCCGCTGAGTATGATGCGAGGGTCAAGGCCATGGAGGTTGATGAGAGACCAACAGAACAGTACTCTGATATTGGTGGTTTAGATAAACAGATTCAGGTCAGTTTAGTTTCTAACCAaacttattgtaatttttatatttagtcaTGATGACTAAGAACAAGACctttaagtatttatataattaatcggttttatttacattaaaaacagTACAAACTTTACAagcttatttataaatgtaaacaaagggcaaaaactttaacataaaCCTACATGGAACATCAACTTATCTTTACTTTATGGCCAAGCAAAGGCAATCAATATACTACAGAAGTAAAgcaacatttaaattattttttccagGAACTCATTGAAGCTGTAGTCCTCCCAATGACCCACAAGGAGAAGTTTGTAAACCTCGGTATCCATCCACCGAAAGGTGTGCTGCTGTATGGTCCTCCTGGTACAGGCAAGACCTTGCTGGCGAGAGCTTGTGCTGCACAGACCAAGTCCACCTTCTTAAAACTGGCTGGACCCCAACTTGTGCAGATGTTTATTGGTAAGGGATACTGATAATTAATAGAACTTATGTTTTGCAAATATGAGCATAAAAGGTCTTAAAACATATGCATGGTTTGCACTAAATTACTTTGCAATTCTGTAGTCAGTTTACttgttgcatatttttttactcacaCATGATATTTCTGAATTTTTTTTGCACATCTTATTTTTTGTGAAGCATAGGTGATAAGTGATAACATAAGTAATCCTCCTGTTACATGTGTAAATGCTTCATTTATCAGCGTTATTTTAGCACCTCATTACACCATTGGTGCAATATCGAATCAATACAAAATGTTAGGTCATCACAATTgacatattttgtaaataaaattatcaatttttattttacttcctaACTTTCAGGTGACGGTGCCAAACTGGTCCGTGACGCCTTCGCTCTAGCTAAAGAGAAGGCACCAGCAATCATCTTCATTGATGAGTTGGATGCCATCGGTACCAAGCGTTTTGACTCCGAGAAGGCCGGAGACAGGGAAGTACAGCGTACCATGTTGGAGCTTCTCAACCAGCTTGATGGATTCAGTTCTACTGCTGATATTAAGGTAAATAAGAGTTGACCATTAAGTACTGGCTTGAGTATCATGTGCCCTGATAACTGAGTAACTAATAAGTTGTGAAAAGTATCATCATCAAAAATAGTATAATTGTTGCACACTTCTTGTATTAAAGGAACATTGTATGACTCCCTTTAGGAAcaattcttttacttttttggtCTTTTATGATCTCATTTATCACTTTGCTATTTCACATCTCTTTTTAATATACTTCTGTCCACTTGTGAATGTACCTTACACTGTACATGTTAATTACAGGTAATTGCAGCTACAAACAGAGTAGACATTTTGGATCCTGCCCTGCTCCGTTCTGGACGTCTGGACAGGAAGATTGAGTTCCCTCATCCCAATGAAGAGGCGAGGGCGCGTATCATGCAGATCCATTCAAGGTAAAGCctttcataaaagtaaaaacatcAGCCTGTTTTTATATCAAacctttttttgcaaaaataactaaaaaaaaattgattgtttatgtacaaataattttaaaagaaattgaTTGTCTATGTTATGGTCTGCCTAATGagttgaaaaattaaattaacaaaatgaaGCCATCATATACAT from Helicoverpa zea isolate HzStark_Cry1AcR chromosome 20, ilHelZeax1.1, whole genome shotgun sequence includes these protein-coding regions:
- the LOC124640431 gene encoding 26S proteasome regulatory subunit 6A-B — translated: MATTLEDKSIWEDGEEALSEEVLRMPTDEIISRTRLLDNEIKIMKSEVMRISHELQAQNDKIKENTEKIKVNKTLPYLVSNVIELLDVDPQEEEEDGAVVDLDSQRKGKCAVIKTSTRQTYFLPVIGLVDAEKLKPGDLVGVNKDSYLILETLPAEYDARVKAMEVDERPTEQYSDIGGLDKQIQELIEAVVLPMTHKEKFVNLGIHPPKGVLLYGPPGTGKTLLARACAAQTKSTFLKLAGPQLVQMFIGDGAKLVRDAFALAKEKAPAIIFIDELDAIGTKRFDSEKAGDREVQRTMLELLNQLDGFSSTADIKVIAATNRVDILDPALLRSGRLDRKIEFPHPNEEARARIMQIHSRKMNVCPDVNFEELSRSTDDFNGAQCKAVCVEAGMIALRRSATAVTHEDFMDAILEVQAKKKANLSYYA